The bacterium genomic interval AGGCGATCGCCTGGACGTTCACGCGGCCCTTGCCCCGGAAGCCCACCTTCCACTCGCCGTCCGCCGCCAGTTTGAATTGGACCACCACCTCGACGCCGGCGAGGCTCCTGGGCAGGTTGATGAAGTCGTCCTCCCCAAAGAGGGCCGCTGCCTCGGGCGGCAGGCCGTCCGCGGTGAGCGTGATCACCGCCACGCGCCGGTTCTCGTGGTACTCCAGCGACTCGAGCGCGCGCTGCATGAGCTGCAGGTAGACGGGCGAGCGCCGCTCGTGCACGAAGCTCGCGATGGCCGCCGGGTCGGCACCGCGCTCGACGAGGAGACTCGCCGTGCGGAAGACGTGGGCGTCGGTGTTCGTGTAGCGGAAGCCGCCGGTGTCGGTCATCAGGCCCGTGAAGAGGCAGGTTGCCAGCGGCGCATCGATGGCTTCCGGATCGAGGCTGCGCACGAGATCGGCGATCAGCAGCGCCGTGGCGCCGTAGCCGGTGTCCTTGAGATCGCGGGGGTCGTAGTCGCTGCCCCCGATGTGGTGGTCGATGCGCAGCAGGCGCTGGAAATCCCCGGCGGCGAAACCCGTGCGATCGACGCCCGTGCTGTCGACGACCACGTAGAGGGTTTCCGCATAGTGCGGGTTGCGGACCTCCGCGCGCCCGTCGGCGATCGCCGCGAAGCCCGGCAGGAAATCGAACTTCGCCGAGCACTCGTAGGGGCCGAGCACGGCGACATCCACGCCGCGGGCCGCCAAGAAGCGCGCGAGGCCGAGGCAGGAGCCGAGGACGTCGCCGTCCGGGTGCTTGTGGAGCAGGAGGCGAACGCGCGGCTGCGCCAGGAGATACCGGGCGGTCTCGTGAAAGCGGTCGCTATCGATCACGGCTGCCTCCTTGCGATCGGGCGAAGCTGGCGACTATAGCGCTCGGCGGGGCGCCGCGTCCAGAGGGGCGGCTGCCATCACCGGCGGCGGTCGGCGCGGAACCACTTGCCGCCCGGGGGCACATGGGCCTACCCTGAGCGCGCACTGGCAGCGGAGGGGGTAGCCATGCGCCAGCACCTGACCTTGCTCGGTTCCTTTCTCATCGCCCACAGCGTCCTCAGCCTGATCGCCGCTTTGATCATCTTCGTCTCGATCGCGGGCGGCGGCATGCTGTCGGGCGACGCGACGGCGATCGCGATCACGGGCACGGTGGGCGCCATCCTCGCCGGCTTCTTCGTCATGCTTGCCCTGCCGGGGCTGATCGCCGGCATCGGCCTGCTCCGCCGGCAGAGCTGGGCGCGCATCCTCGCGCTCATCGTCTGCATCGTCGGCCTGCTCAACATCCCGATCGGCACCGCGCTGGGTATCTACGGCATCTACGTGCTCACGCGCGACGAAGCGACGACGCAGCTCACCTGAGGCCCACGAACGCGAAGGGGGCAGCCAGTCGGCCGCCCCCTCTCAACGAACACCGATCCACTCCGCCCGCTAGGCGACGGTGACGCTCTTGTCCAGGTAAACGTCCTGGATGGCCTGCAGCAGCTTCACGCCGTCGGCCATGGGCCGCTGGAAGGCCTTGCGGCCCGAGATCAGGCCCATGCCACCGGCGCGCTTGTTGATGACCGCCGTGCGCACCGCCTCGGCGAAGTCGTTGTCGCCCGAGGCGCCGCCCGAGTTGATCAGGCCCATGCGACCCATGTAGCAGTTGGCGACCTGCCAGCGGCAGAGATCGATCGGGTTGTCCGTGCAGAGCTGGCCATACATCGCCGGGTGGCTCTTGCCGAAGCCGACCGCCTTGAAACCGCCGTTGTTCTCGGGCAGCTTCTGCTTGATGATGTCGGCCTCGATCGTCACGCCGAGGTGGTTGGCTTGCGCCGTGGTGTCGGCGGCGACGTGGTAATCCGTCTCCCCCTTCTTGAAGGCGTTGTTGCGCAGGTAGCACCAGAGGATGGTGGCGAGGCCGAGTTCGTGCGCGCGCGCGAAGGCCTCGG includes:
- a CDS encoding bifunctional oligoribonuclease/PAP phosphatase NrnA, which gives rise to MIDSDRFHETARYLLAQPRVRLLLHKHPDGDVLGSCLGLARFLAARGVDVAVLGPYECSAKFDFLPGFAAIADGRAEVRNPHYAETLYVVVDSTGVDRTGFAAGDFQRLLRIDHHIGGSDYDPRDLKDTGYGATALLIADLVRSLDPEAIDAPLATCLFTGLMTDTGGFRYTNTDAHVFRTASLLVERGADPAAIASFVHERRSPVYLQLMQRALESLEYHENRRVAVITLTADGLPPEAAALFGEDDFINLPRSLAGVEVVVQFKLAADGEWKVGFRGKGRVNVQAIACQLGGGGHHSASGCELRGEVGEVKSRVLALVRKALVEL